A single Chloroflexota bacterium DNA region contains:
- the nadD gene encoding nicotinate-nucleotide adenylyltransferase, producing MGLKGLRIGVLGGTFDPIHYGHLVAAEEARHGLSLKEVLFVPAAQPPHKQRLVLSPPADRLAMVSLAIASNPHFQLSYVDWERPGPHYSVDTVRLLQEELGTETEICFLVGLDSLVELPTWHEPQRLIEMCRVVVLTRPGYETFDVASLEPWLPGASRRIQILAIPGMSISSSDLRQRVATGRPIKYQVPPEVEEYIYAHNLYR from the coding sequence ATGGGTTTAAAGGGGCTAAGGATCGGCGTGCTCGGCGGTACCTTTGATCCAATCCATTACGGTCACCTGGTCGCGGCTGAGGAGGCAAGGCATGGTCTTTCCTTGAAGGAGGTCCTGTTTGTGCCGGCCGCACAACCCCCGCATAAACAGAGACTGGTCCTATCGCCGCCGGCCGACCGACTAGCCATGGTATCGCTGGCCATCGCCTCTAACCCTCACTTTCAGCTCTCATATGTGGATTGGGAACGACCTGGTCCTCATTATAGTGTGGATACCGTTCGGCTGCTTCAGGAGGAATTGGGGACAGAGACGGAGATCTGTTTTCTCGTTGGGCTGGACTCCCTGGTTGAGCTGCCAACCTGGCACGAACCACAGCGGCTGATAGAGATGTGTCGGGTGGTAGTGCTGACACGCCCAGGATACGAGACCTTTGATGTCGCCTCGCTAGAGCCCTGGCTCCCGGGCGCCAGTCGACGCATTCAAATCCTGGCCATCCCAGGGATGAGCATATCCTCTTCTGATTTGCGTCAGCGCGTTGCCACAGGACGGCCGATAAAGTATCAGGTGCCGCCGGAGGTGGAGGAATATATCTACGCCCATAATCTATATCGTTAG
- the ftsH gene encoding ATP-dependent zinc metalloprotease FtsH, translated as MRGKNWFKENSALVVAGLGLLLFIFVFPLLVAAPAEGQVPISTVVEKVKAGEVAKITTSEDSNFLTVHYKSGDKALSRKEPHLTLLEYLTRAGVPLDQMPAIEVSGGRGWLLPAATYGQLGAMLLPVLLMGGLVLLLLLFARRQVGDSTDQAFSFGKSRARRFVGGLQNTTFADVAGVQEAKEELWEIVEFLKHPERFTAVGARMPKGLLLVGPPGTGKTLLARAVAGEAGVPFFNISGSEFVEMFVGVGASRVRDLFQQAKAHAPCIVFVDEIDAVGRQRGAGLGGGHDEREQTLNQILVEMDGFDKNTNVIVMAATNRPDVLDPALLRPGRFDRQIILDRPDLRGRKAILEVHARGKPLAADVDLEQLAKQTSGFSGADLENVINEAAILAARRGARQIERGDLEEAIDRVLSGPARKSRLISEKEKAITAYHEIGHALVARLLPHADPVHKVTIVARGLMGGYTRLLPAEDRQLWTKSQFTDTLCWTLAGSVAEEMIFGEVSTGAANDIERATNLARDMVCRYGMSEKLGRVAFGHREEMLFLGREIAQQRNYSDQVAYEIDQEIHRLIEEARQRAEELLTTHRDNLVHLSELLIQRETLEGEELRGLLALPQEGVGGYQPAVAS; from the coding sequence ATGAGAGGAAAGAATTGGTTTAAGGAAAATAGTGCCCTCGTCGTCGCCGGGCTCGGTCTGCTGCTCTTCATCTTTGTTTTCCCCCTCCTGGTCGCAGCGCCAGCGGAGGGGCAGGTTCCTATCAGTACGGTCGTGGAGAAGGTGAAGGCTGGTGAGGTAGCCAAGATCACCACTTCTGAGGATAGTAACTTCCTTACAGTTCACTATAAGAGTGGAGACAAGGCTCTCTCGCGCAAGGAGCCTCATCTTACCCTGCTCGAATATCTGACGCGTGCGGGGGTTCCTCTGGATCAGATGCCGGCTATCGAGGTCAGCGGTGGACGAGGCTGGCTATTGCCCGCGGCCACCTACGGACAATTAGGGGCGATGTTGTTGCCCGTCCTGCTCATGGGTGGACTTGTTCTCCTGCTCCTTCTTTTTGCGAGGCGACAGGTGGGTGACAGTACCGACCAGGCCTTTTCCTTTGGGAAGAGCCGTGCCCGCCGCTTTGTGGGAGGGTTGCAGAATACCACCTTTGCCGATGTGGCCGGGGTACAGGAGGCCAAGGAGGAGTTGTGGGAGATAGTGGAGTTTCTGAAGCATCCGGAGCGCTTCACGGCCGTGGGGGCACGGATGCCGAAGGGATTATTACTGGTTGGCCCCCCTGGCACGGGCAAGACCCTGCTGGCCAGGGCGGTGGCTGGTGAGGCCGGAGTGCCCTTCTTCAACATCAGCGGCTCAGAGTTCGTGGAGATGTTCGTGGGGGTGGGCGCCTCACGGGTGCGCGATCTGTTCCAGCAGGCTAAAGCGCATGCCCCCTGTATAGTCTTCGTCGATGAGATCGATGCTGTTGGTCGCCAGCGCGGCGCTGGTCTCGGTGGTGGACATGACGAGCGGGAGCAAACCCTTAACCAAATACTGGTGGAGATGGACGGCTTTGATAAGAATACCAACGTTATCGTTATGGCGGCCACTAATCGTCCGGATGTACTTGATCCGGCGCTGCTGCGCCCAGGCCGTTTTGATCGCCAGATCATCCTTGATCGCCCAGACCTGCGTGGACGGAAGGCTATCCTGGAGGTACATGCGCGGGGCAAACCGCTAGCAGCCGATGTTGACCTGGAGCAGCTGGCCAAGCAGACATCCGGCTTCTCTGGGGCCGATCTGGAGAATGTCATCAACGAAGCGGCCATTCTGGCTGCTCGCCGTGGTGCGCGGCAGATCGAGCGGGGGGATCTGGAGGAGGCCATCGATCGGGTCTTGTCCGGCCCCGCCCGCAAGAGCCGCCTCATTAGTGAGAAGGAGAAGGCGATCACGGCCTACCATGAGATCGGACATGCCCTGGTGGCCCGTTTGCTGCCCCATGCTGATCCTGTGCATAAGGTGACCATCGTCGCCCGCGGGCTGATGGGGGGTTATACGCGGCTCCTTCCCGCCGAGGATCGCCAGTTATGGACAAAGTCGCAATTCACAGATACCCTCTGCTGGACCCTGGCCGGCTCCGTCGCCGAGGAGATGATCTTCGGTGAAGTGAGCACCGGCGCGGCTAACGACATCGAGCGGGCGACGAATCTGGCCAGGGACATGGTCTGCCGCTATGGTATGAGTGAGAAGCTCGGCCGCGTGGCCTTTGGCCATCGGGAGGAGATGCTCTTTCTTGGTCGGGAGATTGCGCAGCAGCGCAATTATAGCGATCAGGTGGCCTACGAGATCGATCAAGAGATCCACCGCCTGATCGAGGAGGCCCGCCAGCGGGCCGAAGAGCTCCTCACCACTCACCGCGATAATCTTGTTCACTTATCTGAGTTGCTCATTCAGCGGGAGACGCTGGAGGGTGAGGAGCTGCGGGGACTCCTTGCTCTGCCCCAGGAAGGGGTAGGTGGATATCAGCCGGCGGTGGCCAGCTGA
- a CDS encoding DUF2851 family protein, translated as MVNERLICHIWQEQRLAKDNLTTSSGRPLQVVYRGRRCANPGPDFRDALLTLDGCHLLHGDIEVHVRSSDWYRHGHHHDVRYNKVILHVVMWPDEMEPTLRADGEPVAVLALADLIPVEDPLPTIWEEPNPHAARVRSAASLNGEAAGAAEGQRLGRLLEEMGEERMRQRAVVCEAEMTVSAAGQVLYERIMDALGDSQNTSPFRELSRLLPLSTVETLLRQTPPVRRGLVAQALFLGAAGFLPLSSEACPGEASPLFAEMVQEWQTRLQNWVDQPLSRQTWRMAGVRPANFPQRRLVAAAHLFAQHAEQGLMETLLSLLKQPNPRRAQEGLERALLVPNAATSGDALPGGPEAARLGPARARDILINTILPWAFAYGQFAADDALTIKAIALYRIHPKSAPNAITRYMAEEILGLTGSLINSARRQQGLLHIYKQWCRAKACPACPVTRERGSCLL; from the coding sequence ATGGTCAATGAACGACTTATCTGCCACATTTGGCAAGAGCAGCGCCTGGCTAAAGACAATCTCACCACCAGCAGCGGTCGCCCCTTGCAAGTCGTCTACCGCGGGCGGCGTTGCGCCAACCCTGGGCCGGATTTCCGCGATGCCCTGCTCACGCTGGACGGTTGTCACTTGCTCCATGGGGATATCGAGGTTCACGTGCGCTCCTCGGATTGGTACCGACACGGACACCATCACGATGTCCGTTATAACAAGGTCATCCTCCACGTCGTGATGTGGCCCGATGAGATGGAACCAACGCTGCGGGCCGATGGGGAGCCCGTGGCCGTATTGGCCCTGGCCGACCTCATTCCAGTCGAGGACCCGCTCCCCACGATATGGGAGGAACCAAACCCCCATGCCGCCAGGGTTCGCTCCGCGGCTTCCCTCAATGGTGAGGCCGCTGGAGCGGCCGAGGGACAAAGGCTGGGGAGGCTCCTTGAGGAGATGGGCGAGGAGAGAATGCGCCAAAGGGCCGTCGTATGCGAGGCGGAGATGACCGTCTCTGCGGCCGGTCAAGTGCTTTACGAGCGGATCATGGATGCCCTGGGCGACAGTCAAAACACCTCTCCCTTCAGGGAGCTGTCCCGCCTTCTACCCCTTAGCACCGTGGAAACGCTGCTCCGCCAGACCCCTCCCGTGCGGCGGGGTTTGGTGGCCCAGGCCCTTTTCTTAGGAGCAGCGGGCTTCCTGCCCCTCTCCAGCGAGGCCTGCCCAGGTGAGGCCAGCCCCTTATTTGCCGAGATGGTTCAAGAGTGGCAGACGAGGCTTCAGAACTGGGTGGATCAACCGTTGAGCCGCCAGACCTGGCGGATGGCTGGGGTTCGCCCGGCGAACTTTCCCCAGCGCCGCCTTGTCGCCGCGGCCCATCTCTTCGCTCAACACGCAGAGCAGGGGCTGATGGAGACGCTCCTCTCCCTCCTGAAGCAGCCGAACCCCAGGCGAGCTCAAGAGGGGCTAGAAAGGGCGCTGTTGGTCCCAAATGCGGCCACCTCTGGAGACGCTCTTCCTGGCGGGCCCGAGGCGGCCCGCCTCGGGCCCGCCAGGGCCAGGGATATCCTGATCAACACCATCCTCCCTTGGGCCTTCGCCTACGGGCAATTCGCCGCCGATGACGCCCTGACCATCAAAGCCATCGCCCTCTACCGCATCCATCCTAAGTCGGCCCCGAACGCCATCACCCGCTATATGGCCGAGGAGATCCTGGGTTTGACCGGCTCACTGATCAACTCGGCCCGCAGACAACAGGGATTGCTGCATATCTACAAGCAGTGGTGCCGGGCTAAAGCCTGCCCCGCCTGCCCCGTAACCCGAGAAAGGGGGAGTTGCCTTCTCTAA
- a CDS encoding trypsin-like peptidase domain-containing protein translates to MSRNNRKRCFLALLSLIVAFALPDPAAQAEYTTATPLADYTIPGGHFYTQASGAPGRTVGFSLTDEAGIPFWSEFQRLGGVPILGYPASRRFQWDGFWCQATQKVIMQWRPEAGQVYFINVLNQLSRAGRDDWLLSARMTPKPMDMSEESNLTWAQIVQRRYALLEPYPAIKAHFFSTPDPLHMNGLPTAPVADMGNAYVLRAQRTIIQQWKVAVPWSKAGQTTTANGGDLAKEAGLLPPTAILPEESPLLITSSPQPQPDEATTSTIQKLVADIQPAVVKVMAEGSGRGSGIILDKRGCILTNYHVIQNNPNPTVTLVDGRRFDARIMYADPWTDLALLKIGAADLTTLPLGDSAALQVGQWVVALGYTPSLPRAPSVSLGRVSALNKTVILPEGTLPYTFIQHDAPIYPGHSGGPLLNLQGQVVGINTAVVTRKGIPLSGHSLSIASNGVRPIIEQLLGRP, encoded by the coding sequence ATGTCCAGAAACAATAGGAAAAGATGCTTCCTCGCCCTCCTGTCCCTAATCGTCGCCTTCGCCCTGCCCGACCCAGCGGCCCAGGCTGAGTACACCACAGCCACACCTCTGGCCGACTACACCATCCCCGGCGGGCACTTCTACACCCAGGCTAGCGGCGCACCCGGCCGTACGGTAGGCTTCAGCCTCACTGATGAGGCCGGCATCCCCTTCTGGAGCGAGTTTCAGCGCCTGGGAGGGGTACCGATCCTCGGCTATCCCGCCTCGCGCCGCTTTCAATGGGATGGCTTCTGGTGCCAGGCTACCCAGAAGGTGATCATGCAATGGCGACCGGAGGCAGGACAGGTCTACTTCATCAACGTTCTCAATCAGCTGAGCCGCGCCGGGCGGGACGACTGGTTGCTCTCGGCCAGAATGACGCCGAAACCAATGGATATGAGCGAGGAGTCCAACCTGACCTGGGCCCAGATCGTGCAGCGCCGTTATGCCCTTCTCGAGCCCTATCCCGCCATTAAGGCCCACTTCTTCAGCACGCCTGATCCGCTGCATATGAACGGCTTGCCCACGGCCCCCGTGGCCGATATGGGCAACGCCTACGTCCTGCGGGCCCAACGCACCATCATTCAACAATGGAAGGTCGCTGTTCCCTGGTCCAAGGCCGGACAGACAACCACAGCCAACGGCGGCGACCTGGCCAAGGAGGCCGGACTTCTCCCCCCAACAGCCATCCTCCCGGAGGAGTCACCACTCCTGATCACCTCCTCTCCGCAACCACAGCCAGACGAGGCTACCACCTCGACCATCCAGAAACTGGTGGCGGACATTCAGCCAGCCGTGGTTAAGGTTATGGCTGAGGGCAGCGGCCGGGGCAGCGGCATCATCCTCGATAAGCGAGGGTGCATCCTGACCAATTACCATGTGATCCAGAATAACCCCAACCCCACCGTAACGCTGGTCGATGGTCGCCGCTTCGACGCCCGCATTATGTACGCCGATCCCTGGACAGACCTGGCCCTGCTCAAGATCGGCGCTGCCGACCTGACCACACTCCCTCTCGGCGACTCAGCAGCGCTCCAGGTGGGGCAGTGGGTAGTAGCCCTGGGCTACACGCCCTCTCTACCCCGCGCCCCCAGTGTATCACTGGGCCGGGTGAGTGCCCTGAACAAAACGGTCATCCTTCCTGAAGGAACTTTACCCTACACCTTTATCCAACACGATGCCCCCATCTACCCCGGTCATAGCGGGGGGCCGCTCCTCAACCTCCAGGGGCAAGTGGTGGGGATCAATACGGCTGTCGTCACGCGTAAGGGGATACCACTGTCGGGGCATAGCCTATCCATCGCCAGCAACGGGGTGCGGCCGATCATCGAACAGCTGTTGGGAAGACCATGA
- the dnaA gene encoding chromosomal replication initiator protein DnaA, translated as MNAKQIWQAVLGELQLQVSKANYETWLKNTSVVSHEDGLFIIGAPNSFAKEWLESRFLSKIKRTLTSIIGQTVDLKIVVAQPKPRTRSLQSSLLPQEEVAPTLVLEQDEVPPPRHSSRTKRDSLPLPEPPPQDGGWTPNPDYTFSEFIIGKCNSLAHAACIKVANHPARAYNPLFIYGGVGLGKTHLLHAIAHVTLPKGLRVVYVTSEQFTNDLITAIRERSTDDFRRQYRRADVLLIDDIQFIAGKESTQEEFFHTFNALREANKQVVISSDRPPKLLATLEERLRSRFEWGLITDIQPPDFETRMAFLQSKAQKQQISISSEVLQFIANRPQHNYRELEGTLNRIIAYSLLHKRALTIKVASEALHDLTVSPKHGIIQPEQIIKAVAEYYQIEPRALRGKGRSKEIVLPRQVAMYLMREETSCSLLEIGRELGGRDHSTVLHSHEKVRREIEIDTQLRKDVLSIRERLYAHSQRR; from the coding sequence ATGAATGCCAAACAAATCTGGCAGGCTGTCCTCGGCGAATTACAACTCCAGGTAAGTAAGGCGAACTACGAGACGTGGTTGAAAAACACAAGCGTGGTCTCCCATGAGGATGGGCTCTTCATCATCGGCGCTCCCAACTCCTTCGCCAAAGAGTGGCTGGAAAGCCGCTTCCTTTCAAAGATAAAGCGCACTCTAACCTCCATCATTGGGCAAACTGTTGATCTCAAGATCGTCGTTGCCCAGCCCAAGCCGAGAACAAGAAGCCTTCAGTCCTCACTCTTACCCCAAGAGGAGGTCGCTCCAACCCTGGTACTGGAGCAGGATGAGGTTCCGCCCCCGCGTCACTCCTCCAGAACAAAGCGGGATTCCCTACCACTACCCGAGCCGCCCCCTCAGGATGGAGGTTGGACACCTAATCCCGATTATACCTTCAGTGAGTTTATCATCGGTAAGTGCAACAGCCTGGCCCACGCCGCCTGCATTAAGGTGGCCAATCACCCGGCTCGGGCCTATAACCCCCTCTTCATCTATGGGGGCGTTGGACTGGGGAAGACCCACCTTCTCCACGCCATCGCCCACGTCACCCTCCCTAAAGGGTTAAGGGTGGTCTACGTCACCTCTGAACAGTTCACTAACGACCTCATCACGGCTATTCGCGAGCGCAGTACCGACGACTTCCGCCGTCAATACCGTCGGGCCGACGTCTTGCTCATCGACGATATCCAGTTCATCGCCGGCAAAGAAAGCACCCAGGAGGAGTTCTTCCATACCTTCAACGCCCTTCGTGAGGCCAACAAACAGGTCGTCATCTCCAGCGATCGCCCACCCAAATTGCTGGCCACCCTCGAGGAGCGCCTCCGTTCGCGTTTCGAATGGGGACTGATAACCGACATTCAGCCCCCTGATTTCGAGACACGTATGGCCTTCCTGCAAAGCAAGGCCCAGAAACAACAGATATCCATCTCCAGTGAGGTATTACAGTTCATCGCCAATCGCCCCCAGCATAATTATCGTGAGCTCGAGGGAACGCTCAACCGCATCATCGCTTATTCCCTCCTCCATAAGCGTGCCCTCACGATCAAGGTGGCCAGCGAGGCACTTCATGACCTGACGGTCAGCCCCAAGCACGGGATCATCCAGCCAGAGCAGATCATCAAGGCAGTGGCTGAGTACTACCAGATTGAGCCCCGGGCACTGCGGGGCAAGGGACGCAGCAAGGAGATCGTGTTGCCTCGCCAAGTAGCCATGTACTTGATGCGCGAGGAGACCTCTTGTTCCCTCCTGGAAATCGGACGCGAGCTGGGGGGCCGTGATCACAGCACTGTCCTGCACAGCCATGAGAAGGTGCGGCGCGAGATTGAAATTGATACTCAGCTGCGCAAGGACGTCCTCTCCATTCGTGAGCGCCTTTACGCCCATTCACAGAGGCGCTAG
- the obgE gene encoding GTPase ObgE, producing MPFDEAKIYVKAGDGGNGAISFRREKYVPFGGPDGGDGGQGGHVYLRADAHLNTLLEFQRRRHFKAQRGGHGSGQNKHGADGQDLIIPVPPGTVVRLEGEIIADLVEPGQQVLVARGGRGGRGNARFATSTNQAPRLAEKGEAGEERWLSLELKLIADVGIIGYPNVGKSTFLSAVSRARPRIADYPFTTLSPNLGVTVVDETCFVLADIPGLIEGAHRGVGLGHTFLRHIERTRVLIHILDGTSTDPLADLENVNQELRLFNPALLAKPQILVLNKVDLPLSRARWASLKPQLYAHGLPVFAISALTGEGVEEVLREVVKLLGECAGRMESEEIKIFHPLRQEKEWRVEREGDGFRVKGPDVERLVAMTDMENDEAVALLQRRLARMGIMAALERAGVKPGDTVIIGRTEMTWV from the coding sequence ATGCCTTTTGACGAAGCCAAAATATATGTTAAAGCCGGTGATGGTGGTAACGGGGCCATCAGCTTTCGCCGCGAGAAATATGTGCCCTTCGGCGGACCAGATGGTGGTGATGGTGGTCAGGGTGGGCACGTCTATCTTAGGGCTGATGCCCATCTGAATACCCTGCTGGAGTTTCAGCGGCGACGGCACTTCAAGGCCCAGCGGGGTGGGCATGGATCTGGACAAAACAAGCATGGTGCTGATGGTCAGGACCTGATCATCCCCGTCCCACCAGGCACCGTGGTACGCCTTGAGGGGGAAATTATAGCTGATCTCGTCGAACCTGGCCAACAGGTCCTTGTAGCCAGGGGTGGGAGGGGTGGACGGGGGAATGCCCGTTTTGCGACGAGTACGAATCAGGCTCCTCGTCTAGCGGAGAAGGGCGAAGCTGGTGAGGAGAGATGGTTATCTTTGGAGCTTAAGCTCATCGCCGATGTGGGAATCATCGGCTATCCCAATGTGGGAAAGTCAACCTTCCTGTCCGCGGTCAGTCGCGCTCGTCCCAGGATCGCCGACTATCCCTTCACTACCCTATCCCCTAACCTGGGGGTTACTGTCGTTGATGAAACTTGCTTCGTCCTGGCTGATATCCCAGGTCTGATTGAAGGGGCCCATCGCGGGGTTGGCTTGGGACATACCTTCCTGCGGCATATCGAGCGGACCAGGGTTCTGATTCATATCTTGGATGGCACCTCTACTGATCCCCTGGCCGACCTGGAAAATGTCAACCAGGAACTGAGGCTCTTCAACCCAGCTCTGCTGGCTAAGCCGCAGATTCTGGTACTGAACAAGGTTGATCTTCCACTGTCCCGGGCGAGGTGGGCATCCCTCAAGCCACAGCTGTATGCCCATGGCCTGCCCGTCTTCGCCATCTCAGCCCTTACAGGTGAGGGCGTGGAGGAGGTCCTTCGTGAGGTGGTCAAATTGTTAGGCGAATGTGCCGGCAGGATGGAATCGGAAGAGATTAAGATCTTCCACCCCCTTCGCCAAGAGAAGGAGTGGAGGGTCGAACGTGAGGGGGATGGCTTCCGGGTGAAGGGGCCGGATGTCGAACGCCTGGTCGCCATGACGGATATGGAAAACGATGAAGCGGTGGCCTTGTTGCAACGAAGGTTGGCCAGGATGGGCATAATGGCCGCCCTCGAACGGGCCGGGGTGAAGCCGGGCGATACGGTGATAATTGGGCGAACGGAGATGACATGGGTTTAA